The Vitis riparia cultivar Riparia Gloire de Montpellier isolate 1030 chromosome 10, EGFV_Vit.rip_1.0, whole genome shotgun sequence genome includes a region encoding these proteins:
- the LOC117923007 gene encoding microtubule-associated protein 70-5 — protein sequence MVDYKELVGGGGDELSLAHSDPIVLEFNRLQNQLKEKDRELGVASSEIKALRATIVLKDKALEQFRNEVNKLDERLGVIENLLKQKDLEIKKLTSEKKDALAAQFAAEAALRRVHANQKDDDTVPIEDVIAPLEADIKMYKIEIGRLQEDNKALERHIKSKESALLEAERILRSALERALIVEEVQNQNFELKRQIEICQEENKILDKTNRQKVLEVEKLSQTIQELEEAILAGGVAANAIRDYRRQISELNEEKRTLERELARVKVSANRVATVVANEWKDENDKVMPIKQWLEERRLLQAETQRLRDKLAISERTAKAEAQLKDKLKLRLKTLEEGLKQVSSFSENPYLSCRSPKPEKSNHILGFLSGNGGLKRRSTSQPRGSCIGKTSPLMPPNVENGAADAAGELKGVNSLKKKYASGENMLRKSLWASRSKVADIGGKENTEMKSNTDMHIDKFNNDTAVSADAKIKGGAKEETQNVGSAGFDSEDMVSAFLYDRLQREVINLRKSCEVKNNTLTAKDDEIKMLMRKVDALSKAIEVESKKIKREAAAREKEAISTKADENKKIRNTDSSKRRVAKASS from the exons ATGGTGGATTATAAGGAACTTGTGGGAGGAGGAGGAGACGAGCTTTCTCTTGCTCATTCAGACCCTATTGTGTTGGAGTTCAACCGTTTGCAGAACCAACTCaaag AAAAGGATAGGGAGTTGGGAGTTGCTTCCAGTGAAATCAAGGCTCTGAGAGCGACAATAGTCCTGAAGGATAAGGCTTTAGAACAG TTCAGAAATGAAGTGAATAAATTGGATGAGAGGCTTGGAGTCATCGAGAATCTTCTCAAACAGAAG GATCTTGAAATCAAGAAACTAACGAGTGAAAAGAAAGACGCGTTGGCTGCACAATTTGCTGCTGAAGCAGCTCTTAGAAGGGTTCATGCAAATCAGAAGGACGATGATACTGTTCCTATTGAGGATGTCATTGCCCCTCTTGAAGCTGATATTAAGATGTATAAAATTGAG ATTGGAAGACTACAGGAAGATAACAAGGCTCTGGAGCGCCACATAAAGTCAAAGGAGTCAGCTTTGCTTGAAGCAGAGAGGATTTTGAGAAGTGCTTTGGAAAGGGCTTTAATAGTAGAAGAAGTTCAAAACCAGAACTTTGAGTTGAAGAGACAGATTGAGATCTGCCAG GAGGAGAACAAAATCCTTGATAAGACCAACCGTCAAAAGGTTTTAGAGGTTGAAAAGCTTAGCCAAACCATTCAGGAACTTGAGGAGGCCATTCTAGCTGGTGGGGTGGCAGCCAATGCCATTCGTGACTATAGGCGACAGATATCTGAACTAAAT GAGGAGAAGAGGACTCTGGAAAGGGAGTTGGCAAGAGTTAAAGTTTCAGCCAACCGAGTTGCAACTGTGGTTGCTAATGAGTGGAAGGATGAGAATGACAAAGTTATGCCTATTAAGCAATGGCTTGAAGAGAGAAGGCTACTTCAG GCTGAGACGCAGCGGTTAAGAGACAAACTAGCTATATCAGAGAGAACAGCCAAGGCAGAAGCACAATTGAAA GATAAATTGAAGTTGAGACTAAAGACATTAGAGGAAGGCTTAAAGCAAGTGTCAAGTTTCTCAGAGAATCCTTACCTGTCCTGTCGATCCCCAAAACCCGAAAAGTCCAATCACATTTTGGGGTTCCTATCAGGTAATGGTGGACTAAAAAGGAGATCTACATCACAGCCAAGGGGTTCCTGCATAGGTAAAACCTCTCCTTTGATGCCGccaaatgtagaaaatggagCAGCCGATGCTGCTGGAGAACTGAAAGGAGTGAATAGCTTGAAAAAGAAATATGCCTCTGGGGAAAATATGCTGAGAAAAAGTTTATGGGCATCAAGAAGTAAAGTTGCTGATATTGGTGGAAAGGAAAACACAGAAATGAAGTCAAATACTGACATGCATATTGATAAGTTCAACAATGATACAGCAGTTTCAGCAGATGCCAAAATTAAAGGTGGTGCTAAAGAAGAGACACAAAATGTTGGAAGTGCTGGTTTTGATAGTGAAGATATGGTTTCAGCTTTTCTATACGATCGGCTTCAGAGAGAAGTCATCAACTTAAGGAAGTCCTGTGAGGTGAAGAACAATACTTTGACTGCTAAAGATGATGAAATCAAG ATGCTCATGAGGAAAGTTGATGCACTGAGTAAAGCCATCGAAGTAGAGTCTAAGAAGATAAAGAGAGAAGCAGCAGCCAGGGAAAAGGAAGCAATATCAACCAAGGCAGATGAGAACAAAAAGATTAGAAACACAGACTCTTCCAAAAG GAGGGTTGCTAAAGCATCATCTTGA
- the LOC117924145 gene encoding two pore potassium channel a-like: MDRTRLFSESDLFSRLMADDNAKQSLLSETVDPFHLNESNALKRRKIRRCGSAPSSVMNCSGHNGIGSLPHLKSMFVKLEPSFKQVFILLAAYLAVGTLCFYLIRDQIKGRKTNGVLDAVYFCVVTMTTVGYGDLVPDTILAKLLACVFVFSGMALGGLILSRAADYIVEKQEVLLVKAMHRHEKAGPAEILKDVETNKVKYKFFLALILLLVLIIVGTLLLSLVEKLSFIDAFYCVCVTVTTLGYGDESFSTGVGRAFAVFWILSSTICLAQFFLYLAELYTEGRQRSLVKWVLTRKMTFSDLEGADLDHDQAVCAAEFILYKLKEMGKISQEDMLLWMERFKDLDVDGSGTLTRANLMLSQ; the protein is encoded by the exons ATGGACAGAACCCGGCTTTTCTCAG AATCAGATTTGTTTAGTAGGCTGATGGCAGATGATAATGCTAAGCAGTCCTTGCTTTCTGAGACGGTTGATCCTTTTCATTTGAATGAAAGCAATGCCCTCAAGAGAAGGAAAATCCGCCGTTGTGGGAGTGCTCCTTCATCAGTTATGAATTGCTCGGGACACAATGGCATTGGGTCTCTTCCACATCTTAAATCCATGTTTGTGAAACTAGAACCTAGTTTCAAACAAGTATTCATCTTATTGGCTGCCTATCTCGCTGTTGGGACTCTCTGCTTCTACCTAATTAGGGATCAGATCAAGGGTAGGAAAACGAATGGGGTTCTTGATGCTGTTTACTTCTGTGTTGTGACAATGACCACTGTTGGATATGGGGATCTCGTGCCTGATACCATTTTGGCGAAGCTACTGGCCTGTGTTTTTGTCTTCAGTGGCATGGCTCTTGGTGGGCTAATTCTTAGTAGAGCAGCAGACTATATTGTAGAAAAGCAGGAAGTCCTTTTAGTTAAGGCCATGCACAGGCATGAAAAAGCTGGTCCTGCTGAGATTCTGAAGGATGTTGAGACCAACAAAGTCAAATACAAATTTTTTCTGGCCCTGATCCTTCTTTTGGTGCTTATAATTGTGGGAACCCTCTTGTTGTCCTTAGTGGAGAAACTGAGTTTCATTGATGCCTTCTACTGTGTCTGTGTCACCGTCACTACTCTGGGGTACGGCGATGAGAGTTTCTCTACTGGAGTTGGTCGTGCATTTGCTGTTTTTTGGATACTTAGCAGTACCATTTGTTTAGCTCAGTTCTTTCTCTACCTTGCTGAACTATACACCGAAGGCAGGCAAAGATCACTAGTCAAATGGGTTCTTACTCGAAAAATGACATTCTCAGATCTTGAGGGAGCAGATCTTGATCACGATCAAGCTGTCTG TGCTGCTGAGTTCATCTTATACAAGCtcaaagaaatgggaaagatCAGCCAGGAAGATATGTTGCTTTGGATGGAGAGGTTTAAAGATCTTGATGTTGATGGCTCAGGAACTTTGACAAGAGCTAACCTAATGCTTTCCCAGTGA
- the LOC117923829 gene encoding putative protein FAR1-RELATED SEQUENCE 10, with protein MNSAASKSIWYRRQQCPCGDWKCYITHEGDVEEPSMTSQLAKYNTMSTEAMVAPYVGMVFKSDEDAFEYYGNFARKNGFSIRKERSRLSPQLGVYKRDFVCYRSGFAPARKKPTGEHHRDRKSVRCGCDAKMYLSKEVVDGVSQWFVVQFSNVHNHELLEDDQVRLLPAYRKIHEVDQERILLLSKAGFPTHRIVKVLEMEKGIQGGQLPFLERDVRNFIQNRKRVVQENDALLSEKRENDTTELLEACKATKEADENFVYDFTVDESDKVENIAWSYGESVHAYNVFSDVVYFDTTYRSITYGMLFGAWFGIDNHGKTVFFGCVLLQDETHRSFAWALQTFVQFMKGRPPQAIITDLDPGLRDAIRSELPTTKHVISVWNILAKLSSWFSLPLGLQYAEFKSEFEALYCLEVPDEFDLRWNQMVSRFGLSSDKHIALLFSLRASWALAFIRGYFLARMTTELYAKSVDSFLKGIFNAQTCLRSFFEQVGISSNFQNHEFEEMQYVHSKTCIPIEENARSTLTPFAFRALQHELVLAMQYAASEMSTGSYIVRHFSKMEGERLVLWIPEEEQIHCSCKEFEFSGILCRHALRILVMKNYFQLPEKYFPSRWRRESTLIPYDDRNTQNGDDEWFQEFHSLTATLFNESSMTKERSDHVRRELTKEITRLLNEVRGMPPSEEVMDSTLSPTS; from the exons ATGAATTCTGCAGCTTCGAAAAGCATATGGTATAGGAGGCAGCAATGCCCATGTGGGGATTGGAAATGTTATATTACACATGAGGGAGATGTGGAGGAGCCATCCATGACTTCTCAATTGGCGAAGTATAATACCATGTCAACTGAAGCTATGGTTGCCCCTTATGTAGGGATGGTGTTTAAGAGTGATGAGGATGCTTTTGAATATTACGGAAATTTTGCCCGAAAGAATGGGTTCTCAATAAGAAAAGAGCGGTCTAGGCTGAGCCCACAGTTGGGTGTTTATAAGCGCGACTTTGTTTGCTATCGTTCAGGTTTTGCGCCTGCAAGAAAAAAGCCCACTGGGGAGCACCATAGGGATAGGAAGTCAGTTAGGTGTGGGTGTGATGCAAAAATGTATTTGTCAAAGGAGGTTGTTGATGGGGTTTCCCAATGGTTTGTCGTGCAATTCAGTAATGTGCATAACCATGAACTGTTGGAAGATGACCAAGTGCGTCTCCTTCCTGCATACCGAAAAATTCATGAGGTGGATCAAGAGCGGATTCTGTTGCTTTCTAAAGCTGGGTTTCCTACACATCGTATAGTAAAGGTGCTGGAGATGGAAAAAGGAATTCAAGGTGGACAGTTGCCCTTTTTGGAGAGGGATGTAAGGAATTTTATTCAAAACCGTAAGAGAGTTGTGCAAGAAAATGATGCTTTACTCtctgaaaaaagagaaaatgatacCACAGAACTTCTTGAAGCATGCAAGGCTACTAAAGAGGCAGATGAAAACTTTGTTTATGATTTTACTGTGGATGAGAGCGATAAGGTGGAGAACATTGCATGGTCATATGGGGAGTCTGTTCATGCATACAATGTATTCAGTGACGTAGTTTATTTTGACACTACTTACCGTTCGATCACATATGGTATGCTTTTTGGAGCATGGTTTGGTATCGACAACCATGGCAAAACCGTTTTCTTTGGTTGTGTTCTGTTGCAGGACGAAACACACCGTTCCTTTGCATGGGCATTGCAG ACTTTTGTCCAATTTATGAAAGGAAGACCCCCACAGGCAATTATAACTGATCTTGATCCAGGGCTTAGAGATGCTATAAGAAGTGAATTACCAACTACTAAACATGTTATTTCTGTATGGAATATCCTGGCCAAATTATCCAGTTGgttctctcttcctcttggaTTACAATATGCAGAATTTAAATCTGAGTTTGAGGCATTATATTGTCTGGAGGTTCCAGATGAGTTTGACTTGCGTTGGAATCAGATGGTGTCTAGGTTTGGGCTTAGTTCAGACAAACACATTGCTTTACTCTTTTCTTTGCGGGCATCTTGGGCATTAGCCTTCATAAGAGGATATTTTCTGGCTCGAATGACAACAGAACTGTATGCAAAGTCAGTAGATTCATTCTTGAAAGGAATCTTCAATGCTCAAACATGTCTGCGCAGCTTTTTCGAGCAG GTAGGTATTtcttccaatttccaaaatcacGAATTTGAAGAGATGCAATATGTGCATAGTAAAACATGCATTCCCATTGAAGAGAATGCACGAAGTACTCTTACTCCTTTTGCTTTCAGAGCATTACAACATGAGTTGGTGCTGGCTATGCAATATGCTGCATCTGAAATGTCTACTGGATCCTATATTGTCCGCCACTTCAGTAAGATGGAAGGAGAGCGCCTTGTACTATGGATCCCTGAAGAGGAACAAATTCACTGTTCCTGTAAGGAGTTTGAATTTTCAGGAATTTTATGCAGGCATGCCCTTCGTATACTTGTCATGAAGAACTATTTTCAACTTcctgaaaaatattttcctagCAGATGGCGACGAGAAAGCACACTAATTCCTTATGATGATCGAAATACTCAAAATGGTGATGATGAATGGTTTCAAGAATTCCATTCCTTGACTGCAACTCTATTTAATGAATCATCAATGACAAAGGAGCGTTCTGATCATGTTCGTAGAGAACTTACAAAAGAAATTACAAGGCTCCTTAATGAGGTTAGAGGTATGCCACCTAGTGAAGAAGTTATGGATTCAACGCTTTCACCCACTAGTTGA
- the LOC117923830 gene encoding uncharacterized protein LOC117923830 — protein MGQSEDHKLHTVAKFNKQHFLRRTVLLAFSVSLFSLLLSYSSGFSCFLHSFNLYYSTFLFSLITHTFERKYMFLICNGIVAFLAGYPGFGSSAPPGYGINAEFLKRTEDDGSSASQLSDMKPLVVDKGATVEGTVGSLGHDALVVEEDQDQQQENEPFYMEEQERESQALIVEDGEGEEETESLIPEAAEEEEEMKENEELTSTEELNKKIEDFIRRMKEELRVEAQSQLITV, from the coding sequence ATGGGTCAGAGTGAAGATCACAAGCTCCATACTGTTGCCAAGTTCAACAAGCAGCATTTCCTTAGGAGAACTGTGCTGCTTGCCTTCTCAGtctctctattttctctccTCCTATCCTACTCCTCAGGTTTCTCTTGCTTTCTCCATTCCTTCAACCTGTACTACTCCacatttcttttttccctcaTCACCCACACCTTTGAAAGGAAGTACATGTTCCTCATTTGTAATGGGATTGTTGCTTTTCTTGCGGGTTACCCGGGTTTTGGCAGTTCTGCTCCACCTGGGTATGGTATCAATGCTGAGTTCTTGAAGAGGACTGAGGATGATGGCAGCTCAGCATCTCAATTATCTGATATGAAACCTTTGGTTGTAGATAAGGGAGCAACTGTGGAAGGTACTGTTGGGTCTCTAGGGCATGATGCTCTTGTAGTTGAAGAAGACCAAGATCAACAGCAAGAAAATGAGCCTTTCTATATGGAAGaacaagaaagagagagtcaaGCTTTAATTGTAGAAGatggagaaggagaagaagaaactgAGTCTTTGATTCCCGAAGCAgcagaagaggaggaagaaatGAAAGAGAACGAAGAGCTCACCAGCACAGAGGAACTgaacaagaaaattgaagacTTTATAAGGAGGATGAAGGAAGAACTCAGGGTTGAAGCTCAAAGTCAGCTCATCACTGTGTAA
- the LOC117923831 gene encoding uncharacterized protein LOC117923831, with the protein MASWLLQSAFTHILWYPKGTKMQSGKMMGHPDGVGKSPKCLKDGDDVVEKCISGFQMPLHYPRYTKADYGKMEEWKVDMLLREYGLTFKGTLEEKRAYAMGAFLWPDQV; encoded by the coding sequence ATGGCTTCATGGCTTCTTCAGTCTGCATTTACACATATCTTGTGGTACCCAAAGGGCACTAAAATGCAGAGCGGTAAGATGATGGGGCACCCAGATGGGGTTGGGAAGAGCCCAAAGTGCCTAAAGGATGGCGATGATGTAGTGGAGAAGTGTATTTCAGGGTTCCAGATGCCTCTTCATTACCCTAGGTACACTAAGGCAGACTATGGGAAGATGGAGGAGTGGAAGGTGGACATGCTTCTAAGGGAGTATGGGCTGACTTTTAAGGGTACCCTCGAGGAGAAAAGGGCATATGCAATGGGGGCATTCTTATGGCCTGATCAAGTTTGA
- the LOC117922844 gene encoding TPD1 protein homolog 1-like yields MKHIRMWSPKKGVMSVTFALCFILAVCSVLELSSSSEKIGDIGIKKLFLSKENSTGFVRKLLASPDEGGAMNRIGGTCSKDNIVIFQGPTTPLPSGIPTYTVQILNVCVAGCSISNIHVRCGWFSSARLINPRLFRRIFFDDCLVNNGDALGPGESLSFQYANSFRYPLSVLSVSCF; encoded by the exons ATGAAGCATATAAGAATGTGGTCGCCAAAGAAAGGGGTCATGAGTGTGACCTTCGCATTATGTTTCATCCTTGCTGTGTGCTCTG TGCTGGAGCTTTCTAGTTCATCAGAAAAGATTGGCGACATTGGCATTAAAAAGCTGTTTTTGTCCAAGGAAAACAGCACTGGCTTTGTAAGGAAGCTACTGGCATCTCCTG ATGAGGGCGGTGCAATGAATAGAATCGGAGGAACATGTTCAAAGGACAACATAGTCATCTTCCAAGGCCCTACTACACCACTTCCCAGTGGAATTCCAACCTACACGGTTCAGATACTGAATGTTTGTGTAGCAGGTTGTAGCATCTCCAACATCCATGTTCGCTGCGGATGGTTCAGCTCTGCCCGGCTGATAAACCCCAGACTGTTCAGGCGAATCTTTTTTGATGACTGCCTTGTCAACAATGGGGATGCTCTTGGTCCTGGAGAAAGCCTCTCTTTTCAGTATGCCAACAGTTTCCGGTACCCTCTCTCAGTTCTATCTGTTTCCTGCTTCTGA
- the LOC117923975 gene encoding uncharacterized protein LOC117923975: MKASALKFQSHIPSSTNLPTPTANPLFLIPFKPRSSLNHPAKPSSVSLPSRGHINKPLVSSGLTPRSQKPSKEEFCQVSANGCSRFVMIGAVSVGVVLLLMGVDEHKALALGPEGPLMEEFWDNVRRYALYFLTVSTGAVYTVFVPILELLKNPISAILVLVIFGGSLYIVSQVISAMVGVTEFSYDYSY; encoded by the coding sequence ATGAAGGCATCTGCCCTGAAATTCCAATCCCACATCCCCAGCTCCACCAACCTCCCCACCCCAACTGCAAATCCTCTCTTTCTCATACCTTTCAAGCCCAGATCATCCCTAAACCACCCTGCAAAGCCATCATCTGTATCTCTTCCTTCAAGAGGTCATATCAACAAGCCTCTGGTCTCATCAGGCCTCACACCCAGATCCCAGAAACCCTCAAAAGAGGAGTTTTGTCAAGTTTCTGCAAATGGGTGCTCAAGATTTGTGATGATTGGAGCAGTTTCAGTGGGGGTTGTGCTGTTGCTGATGGGTGTGGACGAGCACAAGGCACTGGCTTTGGGGCCTGAGGGGCCATTGATGGAGGAGTTTTGGGACAATGTGAGAAGATATGCTCTGTATTTTCTGACAGTGAGTACTGGTGCTGTTTACACTGTCTTCGTGCCTATATTGGAGTTGCTGAAGAACCCCATTTCAGCAATTCTTGTTCTAGTGATTTTTGGGGGCAGTCTGTATATTGTATCCCAAGTGATTTCAGCCATGGTTGGTGTCACTGAATTTTCTTATGATTACAGTTATTAG